One window from the genome of Synechococcus sp. PROS-7-1 encodes:
- the moeB gene encoding molybdopterin-synthase adenylyltransferase MoeB, with product MTDQHQVSELSSQERGRYARHLTLPELGLAGQRRLKAASVLCIGAGGLGSPLLLYLAAAGIGRLGIVDDDRVDLSNLQRQVIHGQASVGEAKTSSARKRILDLNEHCVVEEHLCRLTADNALQLIEGYDLVVDGSDNFPTRYLISDACVLLGRPFIYGSVQRFEGQVTVFNQGPHSPDYRDLVPQPPPRDLVPSCADGGVMGVMPGLIGLLQATEVIKVITGLGDTLDGRLLLVDSLSMRFRELRLERRPNRPPIEKLVNYEQFCNSGVPVEDEESQGMNSISVRELKALLDERTDLVLLDVRQQAEADVAVIQGSQLIPLASIESGDAIERIRSLANDRTVYVHCKLGGRSAKAVDLLTRFGIQAVNVTGGIDAWSQEVDASVPRY from the coding sequence ATGACGGATCAGCACCAGGTGTCTGAACTCAGCTCACAAGAACGGGGGCGCTACGCCCGCCACCTCACGCTGCCGGAACTTGGGCTCGCCGGTCAGAGGCGTCTGAAAGCTGCCTCTGTGCTCTGTATTGGCGCTGGAGGCCTCGGTTCCCCGCTTCTCCTCTATTTGGCTGCTGCCGGGATCGGGCGACTCGGCATTGTTGACGATGACCGCGTCGATCTCAGCAATCTTCAGCGGCAGGTGATCCATGGCCAGGCTTCTGTCGGGGAGGCCAAAACCTCTTCAGCCCGGAAAAGGATTTTGGATCTCAATGAGCACTGTGTGGTGGAAGAGCATCTCTGCAGGCTGACGGCGGATAACGCTCTTCAGTTGATTGAGGGCTACGACCTTGTGGTGGATGGTTCGGATAATTTCCCGACTCGATATCTGATCAGCGATGCCTGCGTCCTGCTCGGTAGACCGTTCATCTATGGATCCGTCCAGCGTTTTGAAGGCCAGGTCACGGTGTTCAACCAGGGGCCACACTCTCCGGACTACCGGGACCTCGTGCCTCAGCCGCCACCACGGGACCTTGTGCCGTCTTGCGCCGATGGGGGTGTGATGGGTGTGATGCCCGGATTGATCGGTCTCCTTCAGGCGACCGAAGTGATCAAGGTGATCACCGGTCTCGGTGACACCCTCGACGGGCGTTTGCTTCTGGTTGACAGCCTCAGCATGCGTTTCAGAGAGCTGCGCCTCGAGCGCCGGCCCAATCGGCCCCCGATTGAAAAACTGGTGAACTACGAGCAGTTCTGCAATTCTGGAGTTCCTGTCGAGGACGAGGAGTCCCAGGGAATGAACAGCATCTCAGTGCGTGAGCTCAAGGCGTTGCTCGATGAGAGAACCGATCTTGTGCTCCTGGATGTTCGGCAGCAGGCTGAGGCTGATGTGGCGGTGATTCAAGGCTCCCAGCTGATTCCTCTGGCCTCCATCGAATCGGGTGACGCGATCGAGCGGATCCGTTCGCTCGCGAATGATCGAACTGTTTATGTGCATTGCAAGCTGGGTGGTCGATCAGCCAAGGCCGTCGATCTGTTGACGCGCTTCGGTATTCAGGCGGTGAATGTGACAGGAGGAATCGACGCTTGGAGCCAGGAGGTGGATGCCTCGGTGCCCCGTTATTGA
- a CDS encoding cob(I)yrinic acid a,c-diamide adenosyltransferase, with protein MDATRSSETSDGARRRSNRGIGIVTAADSRERSLGQLHVYDGDGKGKSQAALGVVLRTIGLGICEQRRTRVLLLRFLKGPGRAYDEDAAIEALQQGFPHLIDQVRTGRADYFNAEEATRFDQQEAQRGWDIARGAIASALYSVVVLDELNPVLDLGLLEIDDVVQALSSRPEGMEIIVTGRGAPRPLIQIADLHSEMRAHRRPSDDNQPVVPFTTPGAIEIYTGEGKGKSTSALGKALQAIGRGISQDKSHRVLILQWLKGGSGYTEDAAIAALRESYPHLVDHLRSGRDAIVWRGQQQPIDYVEAERAWEIARAAIASGLYKTVILDELNPTVDLELLPVEPIVQALLRKPAETEVIITGRCKHPPAYFDLASVHSEMVCHKHYAEQGVDLKRGVDY; from the coding sequence ATGGACGCAACACGCTCATCCGAGACCTCTGACGGTGCGCGCCGGCGCAGCAACCGGGGCATTGGCATCGTCACAGCAGCGGACAGCAGGGAGCGCAGCCTTGGTCAGTTGCACGTTTATGACGGCGACGGCAAGGGCAAGAGCCAGGCGGCACTTGGCGTCGTGCTGCGCACGATCGGCCTGGGCATCTGCGAGCAGCGCCGCACCCGCGTTCTGCTCCTGCGATTTCTCAAAGGACCAGGACGGGCATACGACGAAGACGCAGCCATCGAAGCGCTGCAACAGGGTTTTCCCCATCTGATCGACCAGGTGCGCACGGGTCGCGCCGACTACTTCAATGCCGAAGAAGCCACCCGTTTTGATCAGCAGGAGGCGCAACGGGGCTGGGACATTGCCCGTGGCGCCATTGCCAGCGCCCTGTATTCCGTCGTGGTGCTCGACGAACTCAATCCCGTTCTCGATCTCGGCCTGCTCGAGATCGACGATGTGGTGCAAGCCCTCTCATCCCGCCCGGAGGGGATGGAAATCATCGTGACCGGCCGTGGTGCTCCCAGACCACTGATCCAGATCGCCGACCTGCATTCTGAGATGCGTGCCCATCGTCGGCCCTCAGACGACAACCAGCCGGTGGTGCCCTTCACCACACCGGGAGCGATTGAGATCTACACCGGTGAAGGGAAGGGCAAATCCACCAGTGCCCTCGGTAAAGCCCTGCAGGCCATCGGTCGCGGCATCAGCCAGGACAAGAGCCACCGGGTGCTCATTCTTCAATGGCTCAAGGGGGGCAGCGGCTACACCGAAGACGCAGCCATCGCAGCATTGCGCGAGAGCTATCCCCATCTGGTGGATCACCTGCGTTCAGGCCGCGACGCCATCGTCTGGCGCGGTCAGCAGCAACCGATCGATTACGTGGAAGCGGAGAGGGCCTGGGAAATCGCCCGTGCAGCGATCGCCAGCGGGCTTTACAAAACGGTGATTCTCGATGAACTCAATCCCACCGTTGATCTCGAGCTTCTACCGGTCGAGCCGATCGTTCAGGCCTTGCTTCGCAAGCCTGCAGAAACAGAGGTGATCATCACCGGCCGTTGCAAACATCCACCGGCGTATTTCGACCTCGCCAGTGTTCACTCCGAGATGGTCTGCCACAAGCATTACGCAGAGCAAGGCGTGGATCTCAAACGCGGAGTCGACTACTAA
- the larE gene encoding ATP-dependent sacrificial sulfur transferase LarE encodes MAETRFRPLESLPRGDEDRLEALRGLLRSAGSVCVAYSGGVDSTLVAAIACEQLGEHAFAVTGVSPSLAPHLLDEARLQARWLAIRHLEVETSELDDPNYSSNPIDRCFACKRELHHHLKDIASAAEGALVVDGVNLDDLGDHRPGIEAARQAGVRSPLAELQIDKATIRRLSKALGFPWWDKPAQPCLASRFPYGEVITHQRLKLVGAAEALLIARGFPRVRVRCQGLAARIEVPSTSLGDFLNEPMRSELVQEFFALGFTSVSVDLEGLVSGKLNRMSTMR; translated from the coding sequence GTGGCCGAAACGCGCTTCCGTCCACTGGAGTCACTGCCTCGGGGCGACGAGGATCGCCTTGAAGCTCTGCGCGGCCTGTTGCGATCAGCAGGAAGCGTTTGTGTGGCCTACTCAGGCGGAGTGGACAGCACCCTTGTGGCGGCTATTGCTTGTGAACAGTTGGGTGAGCATGCCTTCGCTGTGACCGGTGTGTCTCCATCGCTTGCGCCCCATCTATTGGACGAGGCGCGGCTCCAAGCCCGGTGGCTTGCGATCCGTCACCTTGAGGTGGAAACCAGCGAATTGGATGATCCGAACTACAGCTCGAATCCAATCGATCGCTGCTTCGCCTGCAAGCGGGAACTGCATCACCACCTCAAAGACATCGCCAGTGCCGCTGAAGGGGCGCTGGTTGTTGACGGGGTGAATCTCGATGACCTCGGAGACCATCGGCCCGGCATTGAGGCGGCCCGTCAGGCCGGTGTGCGATCGCCACTGGCCGAGCTGCAGATCGACAAAGCCACCATCAGGAGACTCTCCAAAGCCCTCGGTTTTCCCTGGTGGGATAAACCGGCTCAACCCTGTCTCGCGTCGCGATTCCCTTACGGGGAGGTGATTACGCACCAAAGACTGAAGCTGGTTGGAGCGGCGGAAGCCTTGTTGATAGCCAGGGGATTTCCGCGCGTCCGCGTCCGCTGTCAGGGGCTTGCGGCTCGCATTGAAGTGCCTTCCACCAGCCTCGGAGACTTTCTCAATGAGCCGATGCGCAGTGAACTTGTTCAGGAGTTCTTCGCCCTGGGGTTCACCTCGGTCAGCGTTGATCTTGAGGGGCTGGTGAGTGGAAAACTCAATCGCATGTCGACCATGCGCTGA
- the speD gene encoding adenosylmethionine decarboxylase, producing MEQTLSCLHPNPGWDDAQTRTPSSAPTACATDMVGKHCILELYDCDKTKLDDEAFLRTTITTAAKRAGATLLNLITHRFEPQGVTGLALLAESHISIHTWPETGYAAVDVFTCGDHTMPEKACQHLCDELKAMNHALRSFLRETPAAVAETERTPGWSPR from the coding sequence ATGGAGCAGACCCTGTCATGCCTACATCCCAACCCGGGATGGGACGACGCTCAAACTCGAACACCTTCCAGTGCCCCGACTGCATGTGCCACCGACATGGTAGGCAAGCACTGCATTCTCGAGCTTTACGATTGCGACAAAACCAAGCTCGACGACGAAGCTTTTCTGAGAACCACCATCACGACCGCTGCGAAGCGTGCTGGTGCCACTCTTCTCAATCTCATCACCCATCGATTCGAACCACAGGGCGTCACTGGACTGGCTCTTCTGGCGGAATCTCACATCTCCATCCACACCTGGCCAGAAACCGGGTATGCCGCTGTGGATGTGTTCACGTGCGGCGATCACACCATGCCTGAGAAGGCTTGCCAACACCTCTGCGATGAGCTCAAGGCCATGAACCATGCGCTGCGCAGCTTCCTACGAGAAACCCCGGCAGCTGTGGCGGAGACAGAGCGCACACCAGGTTGGTCACCCCGTTGA
- the recF gene encoding DNA replication/repair protein RecF: protein MRLLRLELQAFRNHCHLQLEIEAPRLLVIGSNGIGKSNLLESVELLGSLRSHRSSQDADLIHWDAPRALLKASCVDDTEVELELRRRGGRQARRNGKVLQRQMDLIGPLRCVGFSALDLHLVRGEPALRRHWLDRVVLQLEPIYAELIGRYNRLLRQRSQFWRRGGGGTSVEHQALLDSFDIQMALVCTRIHRRRLRALSRLEPLAAAWQSRLSQGHEQLELRYSPGSVLEGEEAEEPWRLAIEQQLHRQRGEEERLGSCRVGPHRDEIDMLLNGTVARRFGSSGQQRTLVLALKLAELELVGELCGHPPLLLLDDVLAELDPQRQLALLEAVGDSHQCLVSATHLDAFEGEWRQRSQILNADHLRNGLRNS from the coding sequence ATTCGGCTTCTCCGGCTTGAACTGCAGGCGTTCCGCAACCACTGCCACCTGCAGCTGGAGATCGAAGCGCCACGTTTGCTAGTGATCGGCAGCAACGGCATCGGCAAATCCAACCTGCTGGAGTCAGTAGAACTGCTGGGGAGTTTGCGCTCTCACCGCAGCAGTCAGGATGCGGATCTGATCCACTGGGACGCTCCAAGGGCTCTGTTGAAGGCCTCCTGCGTGGACGACACCGAAGTTGAGCTGGAGCTCCGCCGCCGCGGTGGACGCCAGGCAAGGCGAAACGGAAAAGTGCTCCAGCGTCAGATGGATCTGATTGGTCCCCTGCGCTGTGTGGGCTTCAGCGCCCTGGATCTTCATCTTGTGCGGGGAGAACCGGCTTTACGACGCCACTGGCTCGATCGGGTCGTGTTGCAACTGGAGCCGATCTATGCCGAGCTGATCGGACGGTACAACCGCCTCCTGCGCCAGCGCAGCCAGTTCTGGAGACGAGGGGGTGGAGGAACGAGCGTCGAACACCAAGCGCTCCTGGACAGCTTCGACATTCAGATGGCTCTGGTCTGCACGCGAATTCACCGGCGCCGACTCCGGGCTCTGTCGCGGCTCGAACCCCTGGCAGCGGCCTGGCAGTCACGCTTAAGCCAGGGCCATGAACAATTGGAGCTCCGCTACAGCCCAGGGAGCGTGTTGGAAGGGGAGGAGGCCGAAGAGCCGTGGCGACTGGCCATCGAACAGCAGCTGCACCGCCAACGCGGTGAGGAAGAACGGCTCGGCAGCTGCCGGGTCGGCCCCCATCGGGACGAGATCGACATGCTGCTGAATGGCACCGTCGCCCGGCGCTTCGGGTCCTCAGGTCAACAGCGCACCCTTGTTCTTGCGCTGAAACTGGCGGAACTGGAACTGGTGGGAGAGCTCTGCGGCCATCCGCCGCTCCTGCTGCTGGACGATGTGCTGGCGGAATTGGATCCGCAGCGCCAACTGGCCTTGCTGGAAGCGGTGGGTGACAGCCATCAGTGTCTTGTGAGTGCCACCCATCTCGACGCCTTTGAGGGCGAATGGCGACAACGCTCACAGATTCTCAATGCTGATCATTTGAGAAACGGCTTGAGAAACAGCTAA
- the ppc gene encoding phosphoenolpyruvate carboxylase: protein MSSSSAVTPESEQPRAAVSEAPVGGQLLQQRLALVEDLWQTVLRSECPAEQAERLLRMKQLSDPVLPDGNAISSDALVSLIRDMDLSEAIAAARAFSLYFQLVNILEQRIEEDGYLESIVRSQDMAEQINPFAPPLATQTEPATFRELFERLRRLNVPPAQLETLLQELDIRLVFTAHPTEIVRHTVRHKQRRVASLLQQLETKTESNAFEAGTIRLQLEEEIRLWWRTDELHQFKPSVLDEVDYALHYFQQVLFDAMPQLRRRLSSALACSYPDVQLPPSSFCTFGSWVGSDRDGNPSVTTDITWRTACYQRQLMLERYVSAVQGLRDQLSISMQWSQVSAPLLESLEMDRLRFPEVYEERATRYRLEPYRLKLSFVLERLRLTQIRNQQLADAGWRAPADGLVSSNPQAPQSESLHYGSVAEFRSDLELIRTSLVSTDLTCEPLDTLLTQVHIFGFCLAGLDIRQESTRHSDALDEVSRYLNPDQAYGDLNEQERVNWLLQELQTRRPLIPPSVSWSPTTEETVDVFRTLHRLQDEFGSRICRTYVISMSHSVSDLLEVLLLAKEAGLVEPSAGHADLLVVPLFETVEDLQRAPEVMDQLFQTPLYRNLLPRVGSQGQPLQELMLGYSDSNKDSGFLSSNWEIHKAQIALQDLAARNGLALRLFHGRGGSVGRGGGPAYQAILAQPSGTLQGRIKITEQGEVLASKYSLPELALYNLETVTTAVVQNSLVTNQLDATPSWNDLMARLARCSRRHYRALVHDNPDLVAFFEQVTPIEEISKLQISSRPARRKTGTRDLSSLRAIPWVFGWTQSRFLLPSWFGVGTALHEELENDPDQMSLLRTLHQRWPFFRMLISKVEMTLSKVDLDLARHYVTSLGSADHRDAFDGIYTTIAEEYSLTRRLVLEITGQERLLDADPALQLSVDLRNRTIVPLGFLQVALLRRLRDQNRQPPMSESPSDGDGRTYSRSELLRGALLTINGIAAGMRNTG, encoded by the coding sequence ATGTCGTCCTCCTCCGCAGTCACTCCTGAGAGCGAACAGCCCAGGGCTGCGGTCAGCGAGGCGCCTGTCGGTGGACAGCTCTTGCAGCAACGACTGGCCCTGGTCGAGGACCTCTGGCAGACCGTTCTGCGCAGCGAGTGTCCAGCCGAGCAAGCGGAGCGCTTGCTCCGCATGAAACAACTCAGTGACCCGGTCCTTCCTGACGGAAACGCCATCAGCAGTGACGCTTTGGTGTCGCTGATCAGGGACATGGACCTGTCGGAAGCCATCGCTGCTGCTCGGGCTTTTTCGCTCTATTTCCAATTGGTGAACATCCTCGAGCAACGCATCGAGGAGGACGGGTATCTGGAGAGCATCGTCCGCTCCCAGGACATGGCGGAACAGATCAACCCGTTCGCACCGCCCCTGGCGACACAGACGGAACCGGCAACCTTTCGCGAACTGTTTGAACGACTGCGCCGATTGAATGTTCCCCCTGCCCAGCTGGAGACCCTGCTGCAGGAGCTCGATATTCGCCTGGTCTTTACCGCCCACCCCACCGAGATCGTCCGTCACACGGTCCGCCACAAACAGCGGCGGGTCGCGAGCCTGCTGCAGCAGCTTGAAACCAAAACTGAATCCAACGCCTTTGAAGCTGGAACGATCCGCCTTCAACTGGAAGAGGAAATCAGGCTGTGGTGGCGCACTGATGAGCTGCATCAGTTCAAACCCTCGGTTCTCGATGAGGTTGATTACGCCCTGCACTACTTCCAGCAGGTGCTATTCGATGCCATGCCCCAGCTGCGCCGGCGACTCTCCTCGGCACTGGCCTGTAGCTATCCGGATGTTCAACTGCCGCCGTCATCCTTCTGCACCTTCGGTTCCTGGGTTGGATCCGATCGCGATGGCAATCCTTCAGTCACAACTGACATCACCTGGCGAACGGCCTGCTACCAGCGCCAGCTGATGCTGGAGCGCTACGTGAGCGCGGTTCAGGGGCTTCGAGACCAGCTGAGCATCTCGATGCAGTGGAGCCAGGTCAGTGCCCCACTTCTTGAATCTCTGGAAATGGATCGGTTGCGGTTTCCTGAGGTCTACGAAGAGCGTGCCACCCGCTATCGCTTGGAGCCTTACCGACTGAAGCTGAGTTTTGTGCTTGAGCGGCTGCGCCTCACGCAGATCCGCAATCAGCAGCTGGCGGATGCCGGCTGGCGTGCCCCAGCGGATGGACTGGTGAGCTCCAACCCCCAGGCACCTCAAAGTGAATCGCTTCACTACGGCTCCGTGGCTGAGTTCCGCAGTGACCTTGAGCTGATTCGCACGAGCTTGGTCAGTACGGACCTCACCTGCGAGCCCCTCGACACCCTGCTCACCCAGGTGCATATTTTCGGTTTTTGCCTTGCCGGCTTGGACATCCGCCAAGAGAGCACCCGCCACAGCGATGCCTTGGATGAAGTAAGCCGCTATCTCAACCCCGACCAGGCCTACGGGGATCTGAATGAACAAGAACGCGTGAACTGGCTGCTTCAGGAACTGCAAACCCGCCGCCCCCTGATCCCACCCTCCGTGAGCTGGTCACCCACGACGGAAGAAACGGTTGATGTCTTCCGGACGCTGCATCGGCTCCAGGATGAATTTGGCAGTCGAATCTGCCGGACCTATGTGATCTCAATGAGTCATAGCGTTTCGGATCTGCTCGAAGTGCTTCTCCTGGCGAAGGAGGCGGGGCTTGTGGAACCTTCTGCAGGCCATGCCGACCTTCTGGTCGTTCCTCTCTTCGAAACCGTGGAGGATTTGCAGAGAGCTCCAGAGGTGATGGACCAGCTGTTCCAGACCCCTCTCTATCGCAACCTGCTTCCCAGGGTTGGCAGCCAAGGCCAACCTCTCCAAGAGCTGATGCTCGGGTATTCCGACAGCAACAAGGATTCGGGCTTCCTCTCCAGCAATTGGGAGATCCATAAAGCACAGATTGCCCTCCAAGACCTAGCGGCAAGGAACGGCCTAGCCCTGAGGCTGTTCCACGGCCGCGGTGGTTCAGTCGGCAGAGGGGGAGGACCTGCTTACCAGGCGATTCTCGCTCAGCCCAGTGGCACGCTCCAGGGACGTATCAAGATCACGGAGCAAGGGGAAGTCCTTGCCTCGAAGTACAGCCTCCCTGAGTTGGCTCTTTACAACCTCGAAACCGTGACCACCGCGGTCGTGCAGAACAGCCTGGTCACGAACCAACTGGATGCCACCCCCAGCTGGAACGATTTGATGGCTCGCCTGGCCCGCTGCTCCCGGCGCCATTACCGCGCTCTGGTGCACGACAACCCAGATCTGGTTGCCTTCTTCGAGCAGGTGACTCCGATCGAGGAGATCAGCAAGCTTCAGATCTCCAGCCGGCCCGCCCGGCGCAAAACCGGAACGCGCGATCTCTCCAGCCTGCGGGCAATTCCTTGGGTTTTTGGCTGGACCCAAAGCCGCTTTCTGCTTCCCAGCTGGTTTGGTGTGGGCACAGCCCTGCACGAAGAGCTTGAGAACGACCCCGACCAGATGTCATTGCTGCGGACTCTCCACCAACGCTGGCCTTTCTTCAGGATGCTCATCTCCAAGGTGGAGATGACCCTTTCCAAGGTGGATCTGGATCTGGCCCGTCACTACGTGACCAGCCTGGGGAGTGCCGATCACCGCGACGCGTTCGACGGCATTTACACGACCATTGCCGAGGAATACAGCCTCACCCGCCGCCTTGTTCTAGAGATCACAGGGCAAGAGCGGCTGCTGGATGCAGATCCAGCCCTTCAGCTCTCCGTGGATTTGCGCAACCGCACCATCGTGCCGTTGGGGTTTCTTCAAGTCGCCCTGCTGCGCCGATTACGGGACCAGAATCGCCAACCACCAATGAGCGAATCTCCCAGCGACGGCGACGGTCGCACTTACAGCCGCAGCGAACTGCTTCGTGGTGCTCTTCTCACGATCAATGGCATCGCAGCAGGCATGCGCAACACCGGGTGA
- the gshA gene encoding glutamate--cysteine ligase, whose product MTNNRLLKGFEVELFTGRRDGRNVGIAAIAKQELEGFVTEPDHRNLEYVTAPESNYGPLTEALLAPRRSLRTWLQSRDLTLLPGSTLSLGDATRFERSDPSNPYHDLIEATYGTDVVTASIHINLGIENPEELFQALRLVRCEAALMLALSASSPFLNGEVTGAHSQRWLQFPLTPARVPLFVDHQHFIRWTEEQIAAGTMHNVRHLWTSVRPNGPERPHQLNRLELRICDLITDPAHLLAITSLLELRVQQILRDPSAHDPMTRSALSLDELEQLSLNNDRAAAQTSLEATLHHWEDGRPLQCRDWLLMVMESVEPLAAELDLSEQLQPLATILDQGNQAMRWLAGIRDGGTVQTVLSNSIKAMEAEESPRVSAPGHHALG is encoded by the coding sequence ATGACCAACAATCGCTTACTCAAAGGCTTTGAGGTCGAACTGTTTACCGGTCGTCGCGATGGTCGCAACGTCGGAATTGCAGCGATCGCCAAACAAGAGCTCGAAGGCTTTGTCACGGAGCCGGATCACCGCAACCTCGAATACGTCACAGCTCCGGAATCGAACTACGGACCGCTGACGGAGGCTCTGCTCGCGCCACGACGCAGCCTGCGGACGTGGCTTCAGTCGCGGGACTTGACCTTGCTGCCCGGCAGCACTCTCAGCCTGGGCGATGCAACACGGTTTGAACGGTCCGATCCATCAAATCCTTACCACGATCTGATTGAAGCCACCTACGGCACGGATGTCGTCACAGCCAGCATCCATATCAACCTCGGCATCGAGAATCCAGAGGAACTGTTCCAGGCCTTACGCCTGGTTCGTTGTGAGGCGGCCTTGATGCTCGCCCTCAGTGCCAGTTCCCCATTTCTCAATGGCGAGGTCACCGGAGCCCATTCCCAGCGCTGGCTGCAGTTCCCCCTCACGCCCGCTCGCGTCCCATTGTTCGTGGATCATCAGCACTTCATTCGCTGGACAGAGGAGCAAATCGCAGCGGGGACCATGCATAACGTTCGCCATCTCTGGACATCCGTGCGCCCCAACGGTCCTGAGCGTCCTCATCAACTCAATCGGCTGGAGCTGCGCATCTGTGATCTGATCACCGATCCAGCCCATCTGCTGGCGATCACCAGCCTGCTCGAACTCAGAGTTCAGCAGATCCTGCGTGACCCCTCCGCTCACGACCCCATGACCCGGAGCGCGTTGAGCCTGGACGAGCTCGAGCAGCTCAGCCTGAACAATGACCGAGCAGCAGCGCAGACAAGCCTGGAGGCCACCCTCCATCACTGGGAAGACGGCCGTCCTCTGCAGTGCAGAGACTGGTTGCTGATGGTGATGGAATCCGTGGAGCCTCTGGCAGCGGAACTCGACCTGAGCGAACAGCTTCAACCCCTAGCCACCATCCTCGATCAGGGAAATCAGGCGATGCGCTGGCTGGCCGGCATTCGGGATGGTGGCACGGTCCAAACCGTGCTCAGCAACAGCATTAAGGCGATGGAAGCGGAGGAATCCCCACGTGTTTCCGCACCAGGCCATCACGCTTTGGGATGA
- a CDS encoding anthranilate synthase component I family protein, producing the protein MLTPDRTAFLEAVASGSTLIPVASSWPADLETPLTTWLKVGEGHPPGVLLESVEGGETLGRWSVVACNPLWTLSARNNQQQRIWRDGRRETFSGNPFDNLRDCLAPYKPATLSGLPPLGQLYGMWGYELIRWIEPSVPVHSHDGEGPPEGLWMLMDSILIFDQVKRLITAVAYADLSGEHNAFKDPEAAWTDAIQRIQALKQTMAEPLPPVRPLNWTPSQGDTPSTSSNRTQDDFQQAVLRAREHIAAGDAFQLVISQRLRTEIRHPPLDLYRSLRMVNPSPYMAFFDFGDWQLIGSSPEVMVKAEPDQGGIRAVLRPIAGTRPRGRNELEDRSLEAELLADPKERAEHVMLVDLGRNDLGRVCVPGSVTVRELMVIERYSHVMHIVSEVEGRLAPGQDIWDLLMASFPAGTVSGAPKIRAMQLINELEPDPRGPYSGVYGSVDLAGALNTAITIRTMVVRPNHDGGWTLQVQAGAGIVADSKPEAEYQETLNKARGMLTALACLEGAGS; encoded by the coding sequence ATGCTCACACCCGACCGCACCGCATTTCTGGAAGCCGTTGCATCAGGCTCCACGTTGATTCCTGTGGCCAGCAGCTGGCCGGCAGATCTGGAAACACCCCTCACCACCTGGTTAAAAGTGGGCGAGGGGCATCCCCCTGGAGTGTTGCTCGAATCCGTCGAGGGCGGCGAAACACTGGGGCGCTGGAGTGTGGTGGCTTGCAATCCCCTCTGGACACTCTCTGCCAGAAACAACCAGCAGCAACGGATCTGGAGGGATGGGCGCCGAGAGACGTTTTCAGGCAATCCCTTCGACAACCTGCGCGACTGCCTTGCGCCTTACAAGCCGGCGACCCTGTCCGGACTGCCTCCGCTCGGCCAGCTCTACGGCATGTGGGGCTATGAACTGATCCGCTGGATCGAGCCCTCGGTGCCGGTCCATTCGCATGATGGGGAGGGGCCACCGGAAGGACTGTGGATGCTGATGGACAGCATCCTCATTTTCGATCAGGTGAAACGCCTGATCACGGCCGTGGCTTATGCCGACCTCTCCGGAGAGCACAACGCTTTCAAAGACCCAGAGGCGGCGTGGACCGATGCAATCCAGCGCATTCAGGCCCTGAAGCAAACGATGGCAGAGCCGCTTCCCCCTGTACGCCCGCTCAACTGGACCCCCAGCCAAGGGGACACGCCCTCGACATCCAGTAATCGAACCCAGGATGACTTCCAGCAGGCGGTGCTCAGGGCTAGGGAGCACATCGCCGCCGGAGATGCCTTTCAGCTGGTGATCAGCCAGAGACTCAGAACGGAGATCCGCCACCCCCCCCTCGATCTCTACCGGAGCCTTCGCATGGTGAATCCATCGCCATATATGGCGTTCTTCGATTTCGGGGACTGGCAGCTGATCGGATCCAGTCCTGAGGTGATGGTCAAAGCCGAACCTGATCAAGGGGGTATCCGCGCTGTGCTGCGGCCGATTGCAGGAACGAGGCCTCGGGGACGCAATGAGCTTGAGGATCGGAGCCTGGAAGCGGAACTGCTCGCCGATCCCAAAGAACGTGCTGAACACGTGATGCTTGTCGATCTCGGCCGCAACGACCTCGGCCGCGTCTGCGTTCCCGGGTCCGTGACAGTCCGCGAGCTGATGGTGATCGAGCGCTACTCCCATGTCATGCACATCGTCAGTGAGGTGGAGGGTCGACTGGCTCCGGGGCAGGACATCTGGGATCTGCTGATGGCGTCCTTCCCTGCTGGCACAGTGAGCGGAGCTCCCAAGATCAGGGCGATGCAACTGATCAACGAGCTTGAACCCGACCCTCGCGGCCCTTACTCCGGTGTGTATGGGTCTGTGGATCTGGCGGGCGCTTTGAACACCGCCATCACCATCCGCACGATGGTCGTCAGGCCTAACCATGACGGCGGTTGGACCTTGCAGGTTCAGGCCGGGGCCGGCATCGTCGCTGACTCCAAACCTGAGGCTGAATACCAGGAAACCCTGAACAAAGCCCGAGGCATGCTGACCGCACTGGCCTGCCTTGAGGGCGCTGGGTCATGA